The following coding sequences are from one Arthrobacter sp. 24S4-2 window:
- a CDS encoding HD domain-containing protein codes for MLETIAGIEIPDTALVRDATDLVREAENDLLFHHSRRVFLFGALQARRLGLNPDLELLYVGALFHDLGLIETYSTTVQRFEVDGANAARAFLKGHGYSDAEATTVWTAIALHTTPGVPEFMDPEIALVTAGVETDVLGIGYLDIAPGDVNAVTHAHPRKDFKRQILEAFTDGNINRPHTTFGNVNADVLSHFVPGFKYTNFVDVIRNSAWPD; via the coding sequence ATGTTGGAAACCATTGCCGGAATCGAGATCCCGGATACAGCCCTCGTCCGGGATGCGACGGACCTCGTCAGGGAAGCCGAAAACGACTTGTTGTTCCACCACTCCCGCCGGGTCTTCCTCTTCGGGGCTCTGCAGGCGCGGCGTCTCGGGCTGAATCCAGACCTTGAGCTTCTGTATGTAGGCGCGCTCTTTCACGATCTTGGACTTATCGAAACTTATTCCACGACCGTTCAGAGGTTCGAGGTGGACGGCGCCAATGCGGCCCGCGCCTTCCTCAAGGGCCACGGCTATTCAGACGCCGAGGCGACTACAGTATGGACGGCCATCGCGCTTCACACAACGCCGGGAGTTCCCGAATTCATGGATCCGGAGATCGCCCTCGTCACGGCAGGCGTCGAGACCGATGTTCTGGGAATCGGCTACCTCGACATCGCTCCCGGCGACGTGAACGCCGTCACTCACGCGCATCCGAGAAAGGACTTCAAGCGCCAAATCCTCGAAGCATTCACGGATGGCAACATAAATCGCCCCCACACCACCTTCGGCAATGTCAATGCCGACGTGTTGTCTCACTTCGTCCCCGGGTTCAAGTACACCAACTTCGTCGACGTCATCCGTAACTCAGCATGGCCGGACTAG
- a CDS encoding GlxA family transcriptional regulator, translating to MPTMRTVGFFVYDGVQLLDVCGPLEVFGEAAKRGAPYKLLLVSPTGTDVRSSAGVRLCVDSVAWDAPPLDTVVIAGSEQLVIDSQSVPDLAPAVQILAGGARRVASVCTGAFLLAALGMLDDQRATTHWRHTAQLQSRFPGVEVEPDAIFVKSGRIYTSAGVSAGLDLALALVEEDHGPDLARDVARELVMFMQRPGGQSQFSVRTGVPAARTPVIRTILDGILLEPAADHRAGTLARRANMSERHLRRLFNSELGTTPSNFVEQVRLERARTFLEAGSSVSGAAIGSGLGSDETLRRVFAGTYGTTPSEYRRRFATTVRSEDNGVRHS from the coding sequence ATGCCGACGATGCGCACGGTGGGTTTCTTCGTCTACGACGGTGTTCAGCTTCTGGATGTCTGCGGTCCCCTCGAAGTCTTTGGGGAGGCGGCCAAGCGTGGGGCGCCTTACAAGTTGCTGCTGGTCTCGCCCACGGGCACGGATGTTCGCTCATCCGCAGGCGTCCGGCTCTGCGTCGATTCAGTGGCTTGGGATGCCCCGCCCCTGGACACGGTCGTCATCGCAGGGTCAGAGCAACTCGTGATTGACTCCCAGTCTGTACCTGATTTGGCACCGGCAGTCCAGATTTTGGCGGGAGGCGCGCGCCGGGTCGCTTCCGTGTGCACTGGTGCTTTTCTGCTCGCCGCGCTGGGGATGTTGGACGATCAGCGCGCAACGACACACTGGCGCCACACGGCACAACTCCAGTCCCGGTTTCCGGGTGTGGAGGTGGAACCCGACGCGATTTTCGTCAAGAGCGGCCGAATATATACGAGTGCGGGTGTCTCCGCGGGTCTGGATCTCGCTCTGGCTTTGGTCGAAGAGGACCACGGTCCGGACCTGGCCCGGGACGTTGCCCGCGAACTTGTGATGTTCATGCAACGGCCCGGCGGCCAATCCCAGTTTTCCGTACGCACAGGCGTTCCCGCGGCAAGGACTCCTGTCATCCGCACGATTCTGGACGGGATCCTTCTGGAGCCCGCCGCGGATCACCGAGCGGGTACTCTCGCCCGCCGAGCGAACATGAGCGAACGCCACCTTCGACGTCTTTTTAATTCAGAGTTGGGGACTACACCCAGCAATTTCGTTGAACAGGTGCGTCTTGAACGCGCCCGCACTTTCCTTGAGGCGGGATCATCGGTGTCCGGTGCGGCCATTGGGAGCGGGCTCGGAAGCGACGAAACCCTTCGTCGGGTTTTCGCCGGAACCTACGGAACGACACCTTCCGAGTATCGCCGGCGCTTTGCCACGACAGTGAGAAGCGAAGACAACGGGGTTCGCCACTCCTAG